One Paenarthrobacter aurescens TC1 DNA window includes the following coding sequences:
- a CDS encoding putative saccharopine dehydrogenase (identified by match to protein family HMM PF03435) — MTDFLELDTTGPVLIVGGYGTVGTALTRLAAAEWPLLLTGRNPERGSHLISSNVPGEQQKVTVQKWDLNQTEPFAAKIRAVISTVNDPHDRVLRAAVSAGIPYVDVTRWTSRVTRALTLATLLQPTAPVLLSSGWMGGVTNIVAAALAHDAGGGDQIDVAIRYDINDKAGVDSVDFMDRLGLDFEVRKGGQAAVVRPLTDARWVDIAGHRTKVARLDTPEQFTLPLTLGAGSVSTRIGFSSNASTTALLAARAVGLFRWGSGARWAPLRRSFLYSPGSGGTAHIRIDVKGPAGTRTAVISDPQGQAHLTALGGLLGLRSVLAEGAGPGVTFPESAPDPASRLAELESHGVTILRS, encoded by the coding sequence ATGACTGATTTCCTTGAACTCGATACCACCGGTCCTGTGCTGATCGTCGGCGGTTACGGCACCGTCGGCACAGCGCTGACCCGACTCGCCGCAGCCGAATGGCCCTTGCTCCTCACCGGCCGGAACCCGGAGCGCGGCAGCCACCTGATCAGCAGCAACGTTCCCGGTGAGCAACAAAAAGTGACAGTGCAGAAATGGGACCTCAACCAAACCGAGCCATTCGCCGCCAAGATCAGGGCGGTCATCAGCACAGTCAACGATCCCCATGACAGGGTGCTTCGCGCAGCCGTCTCCGCCGGAATTCCGTACGTCGACGTCACCCGTTGGACCAGCCGCGTCACCAGGGCACTCACTCTGGCAACCCTGCTGCAGCCAACCGCTCCTGTCTTGCTGAGCTCAGGCTGGATGGGCGGGGTCACCAACATCGTCGCAGCAGCTTTGGCCCACGATGCCGGCGGCGGGGACCAGATCGACGTCGCCATCCGGTACGACATCAATGACAAGGCCGGAGTCGATTCAGTGGACTTCATGGACCGGCTGGGACTGGACTTCGAAGTACGCAAAGGCGGTCAGGCCGCCGTCGTACGCCCCCTGACTGACGCGCGCTGGGTGGACATTGCCGGGCACCGCACCAAAGTGGCGCGGCTCGACACACCTGAACAGTTCACATTGCCGCTCACCCTTGGCGCCGGATCGGTGTCCACCCGGATCGGCTTCAGTTCCAACGCGTCCACCACGGCGTTGCTCGCCGCACGTGCGGTGGGACTCTTCCGCTGGGGTAGCGGGGCACGGTGGGCGCCGCTGCGAAGGTCCTTCCTCTACTCGCCCGGCTCAGGTGGCACGGCACATATCCGCATCGATGTGAAAGGTCCGGCCGGAACGCGAACTGCCGTCATTTCCGATCCGCAAGGGCAGGCGCACCTCACCGCTTTGGGCGGTTTGCTGGGGCTGCGCAGTGTTCTCGCGGAGGGCGCCGGGCCCGGTGTTACCTTCCCCGAATCCGCACCGGATCCAGCATCCCGTCTGGCGGAACTTGAATCCCACGGTGTGACAATATTGAGGTCATGA
- a CDS encoding transcriptional regulator, TetR family (identified by match to protein family HMM PF00440) has product MTESKGALRKAALLDAAQQVLVTKGNANAAMRDFAAAAGVRIGHLQHYFPTRADLIRAVLERSLERSLQRLSEEAGLDLGADAAGSLTREDSHRLLTALLHEHSALEDVKMHLEIWALASADQQAAAALRSFYGQYAAHVSSVVRRGRPELSEPELAGVAAAIVSLFEGAAVTRSDIAGLRTEHGDGAIIRAAQWLIHGQEPTQ; this is encoded by the coding sequence ATGACCGAAAGCAAGGGCGCCCTGCGGAAGGCGGCGCTCCTTGACGCTGCTCAACAAGTTCTGGTCACCAAGGGCAACGCCAATGCTGCCATGCGGGACTTCGCCGCCGCGGCCGGAGTGCGCATCGGACACCTGCAGCACTACTTTCCTACGCGGGCGGACCTGATCCGCGCTGTCCTTGAGCGAAGCCTTGAACGCTCACTGCAGAGGCTTTCGGAAGAGGCCGGGCTGGACCTTGGTGCCGATGCGGCCGGAAGTCTGACCCGGGAGGATTCCCATCGACTCTTGACGGCGCTGCTGCACGAACACTCAGCGCTTGAAGACGTGAAGATGCACCTGGAGATCTGGGCCCTGGCCTCAGCAGACCAGCAAGCGGCGGCTGCGCTGAGGAGCTTCTATGGGCAGTATGCAGCGCACGTCAGCAGCGTGGTGCGGCGCGGCAGGCCAGAGTTGTCGGAGCCGGAACTCGCCGGCGTTGCTGCCGCGATCGTGAGCCTCTTCGAGGGGGCGGCTGTCACACGCTCGGATATTGCCGGCCTCCGGACAGAGCACGGAGACGGAGCCATTATCCGCGCGGCCCAATGGTTGATCCACGGACAGGAACCCACGCAGTGA
- a CDS encoding putative HNH endonuclease domain protein (identified by match to protein family HMM PF01844), protein MDMERIRERQAGAVVADALVAASSRGLPASALQLGPVPASKVPAGPVPAGPVPASKVPASPVPASTVSSDLIEQLRVLEEMKSAISGLQARVAVAFDLAQRAEQAEAGVPASERGQGVGAQIALARLESPNRGSRLLGLAKALVTEMPRTLAALQSGQLNEWRATLLVRETACLSVEDRCAVDEELAADTGTFAGKGDKAIIAAAKAAAYRRDPRSVARRASRAAAERTVSLRPAPDTMTYLTALLPVAQGVAAYASLTRAADSARASGDTGPGGDTGSRGDVRGRGQIMADTLVERITGVPGGVSGVELQLIMTDRTLLQGDNEPARLQGYGIVPSEWGRKLLRLGRPESTAAVGEPGQTRQEQVPDSLEPANLSPEQADQDHEFRIWLRRLYTAPASGELLTMDSKARLFPTRLRRFIEIRDDTCRTPYCDAPIRHIDHVLPWRSGGTTTVENGAGLCEACNHTKESPGWNNKTVNRDGQGNHTLEVSTPTGHTYQSKAPPLPGHRPSRT, encoded by the coding sequence ATGGACATGGAGCGGATTCGGGAGAGGCAAGCGGGCGCAGTAGTGGCGGATGCGCTTGTTGCTGCCTCGTCTCGTGGCTTGCCGGCAAGCGCTCTTCAGCTCGGCCCCGTTCCGGCCAGCAAGGTTCCGGCCGGCCCCGTTCCGGCCGGCCCCGTTCCGGCCAGCAAGGTTCCGGCCAGCCCTGTTCCGGCCAGCACCGTCAGCAGTGACTTGATCGAGCAGCTGCGTGTACTGGAGGAGATGAAGTCCGCGATCTCCGGTTTGCAGGCGCGGGTTGCCGTGGCCTTTGACCTTGCCCAACGCGCCGAACAAGCCGAAGCCGGTGTTCCTGCGTCCGAACGCGGCCAAGGCGTGGGCGCCCAGATCGCACTCGCAAGGCTGGAATCACCCAACCGTGGATCCCGGCTACTCGGACTGGCGAAGGCGCTGGTGACGGAGATGCCACGCACCCTGGCCGCACTGCAATCCGGGCAGTTGAACGAATGGCGGGCCACGCTGCTCGTAAGGGAAACAGCCTGCCTGTCGGTTGAGGACCGCTGCGCGGTGGACGAGGAACTCGCCGCGGACACCGGAACCTTTGCCGGCAAAGGCGACAAAGCGATCATTGCCGCTGCGAAGGCTGCCGCTTACCGGCGGGATCCGCGGTCGGTAGCGAGGCGTGCCAGTCGCGCCGCCGCTGAACGGACGGTCAGCCTGCGTCCGGCGCCGGACACCATGACCTACCTGACCGCGCTGCTTCCCGTTGCCCAGGGAGTGGCCGCCTACGCATCCCTGACCCGGGCAGCTGATTCGGCCCGCGCCAGCGGTGATACTGGGCCTGGCGGTGATACAGGGTCTCGCGGGGATGTCCGGGGCCGAGGCCAGATCATGGCCGACACCCTCGTCGAACGCATCACGGGGGTTCCCGGTGGGGTCAGCGGCGTGGAGCTCCAACTCATCATGACCGACCGAACCCTTCTCCAAGGCGATAACGAACCAGCCAGGCTTCAGGGCTACGGAATCGTCCCTTCGGAATGGGGCAGGAAACTACTCCGCCTTGGGCGCCCGGAAAGCACCGCGGCCGTGGGGGAGCCGGGGCAGACCAGGCAAGAGCAAGTACCCGATAGCCTCGAACCGGCGAACCTCAGTCCAGAACAAGCAGACCAGGACCACGAGTTCCGCATCTGGCTTCGTCGGCTTTACACCGCGCCGGCCTCAGGAGAACTCCTGACCATGGACTCCAAAGCACGGCTGTTCCCCACAAGGCTCCGGCGCTTCATCGAAATCCGTGACGATACCTGCCGCACCCCGTACTGCGACGCGCCCATCCGGCATATCGACCATGTGCTTCCGTGGCGCTCCGGCGGGACCACCACTGTGGAGAACGGTGCAGGGCTCTGCGAAGCCTGCAACCACACCAAAGAAAGCCCCGGCTGGAACAACAAAACCGTGAACAGGGACGGACAGGGCAATCACACGCTCGAAGTCAGCACGCCTACCGGGCATACCTACCAATCGAAAGCCCCACCCCTGCCCGGGCATCGGCCCTCCAGAACGTAG
- a CDS encoding putative RNA polymerase sigma (70) factor (identified by match to protein family HMM PF04542; match to protein family HMM PF04545; match to protein family HMM TIGR02937) — MTDALTDEALQALKGNNAELFGAVYQAYAGQVLGYLTAKGVSDPEAVTQDVFLAVLPRLDGINGGVHGLRTFVFSVAHARMVDEHRKQSRSPEQHEFEAERDTREASSAEAEAMGRLAPYEVMALLDHLGAEQREVLTLRIVAGLTVDQVAEIMGKSAGAVKQLQRRALITLRELSAVKEYVSP, encoded by the coding sequence GTGACCGACGCATTGACCGATGAAGCGCTTCAGGCGCTCAAGGGCAATAACGCGGAACTGTTCGGCGCCGTCTACCAGGCATATGCCGGTCAGGTTCTGGGCTATCTGACGGCCAAAGGTGTGTCAGATCCGGAAGCAGTCACGCAGGACGTGTTCCTGGCCGTTCTACCCCGACTGGATGGCATCAACGGTGGGGTCCACGGCCTCCGGACTTTCGTTTTCTCGGTGGCACATGCCCGCATGGTGGATGAGCACCGGAAGCAAAGCAGGTCGCCCGAACAGCACGAGTTCGAGGCTGAGCGGGATACACGGGAAGCGAGTTCGGCCGAGGCCGAAGCCATGGGTCGCTTGGCACCGTATGAGGTCATGGCGCTGTTGGACCACCTCGGGGCCGAGCAGCGGGAGGTTCTGACGCTTCGCATTGTGGCAGGCCTGACCGTTGACCAGGTTGCCGAGATCATGGGGAAATCCGCTGGTGCAGTGAAGCAACTGCAGCGGCGGGCACTCATAACGCTCCGTGAGCTTTCGGCAGTGAAGGAATACGTGTCGCCATGA
- a CDS encoding hypothetical protein (identified by Glimmer2; putative) has product MGSFANLEAPTPGPELSAMLAGPHDEVSKRRWRHKHRTAVVSVAVVAAMGLGVSGVAAASSGFTRNPSFIDELLGNYSPQPAAAPVLPVPDAPRVTTEPAPVVDPAAVPPIPAASSIPVPGSAAPAETQAQAQAQAAAPTEALAQPQPQAPAAQAQPPVPSVVQPPADAPPSNVAPNPARSPQAEPGPAKDEKQQAAKPDASPQDAGKPAKPLPGVEGNRPGHVPPGLINQRAEEQFQGGVDKWKQWLKSGDH; this is encoded by the coding sequence ATGGGTTCCTTCGCCAACCTTGAAGCCCCAACGCCGGGACCGGAGCTCTCCGCCATGCTGGCTGGTCCGCATGATGAAGTCAGCAAACGCCGCTGGAGGCACAAGCACCGAACGGCAGTAGTAAGCGTAGCCGTGGTGGCAGCAATGGGCCTCGGCGTCAGCGGGGTTGCCGCCGCCAGTTCCGGGTTCACCCGGAACCCCTCCTTCATCGATGAACTCCTGGGCAACTACAGTCCGCAGCCGGCAGCCGCGCCCGTACTGCCGGTTCCCGACGCACCGCGCGTCACCACGGAACCTGCTCCGGTGGTAGATCCTGCAGCGGTTCCGCCCATCCCGGCAGCTTCATCCATTCCCGTACCCGGCAGTGCAGCACCTGCGGAAACACAGGCACAGGCACAGGCACAGGCAGCGGCACCCACCGAGGCCCTGGCTCAACCACAACCACAGGCACCCGCAGCACAGGCACAGCCGCCGGTACCCTCAGTGGTTCAACCTCCCGCCGATGCCCCGCCGAGCAACGTCGCCCCAAACCCTGCCCGCAGCCCGCAGGCAGAGCCGGGCCCGGCCAAAGACGAGAAGCAACAAGCCGCCAAGCCTGATGCTTCGCCGCAGGATGCCGGGAAGCCCGCGAAGCCCTTGCCCGGAGTGGAAGGTAATAGGCCCGGACACGTACCTCCAGGGCTGATCAACCAACGGGCCGAAGAGCAGTTCCAAGGCGGCGTCGACAAGTGGAAGCAGTGGCTTAAGAGCGGCGACCATTAG
- a CDS encoding putative CoA binding domain protein (identified by match to protein family HMM PF02629), whose translation MHVNDPAVVERLMRTKGTWAVVGLSTNQWRSAYDVSLYVRDTMGMEIIPVNLKGEDVHGEKGYKSLADIPEAKHPIDVVECFVNSQRVGAVIDQAIAIGAKAVWLQLGVFDDDAAQRAREAGLDVVVNSCPAREGWHYGL comes from the coding sequence ATGCATGTCAACGATCCGGCCGTCGTCGAGCGGTTGATGCGAACCAAAGGCACCTGGGCCGTCGTGGGCCTTAGCACCAACCAATGGCGCTCCGCGTATGACGTCTCGCTCTATGTCAGGGACACCATGGGCATGGAGATCATTCCCGTCAACCTCAAGGGCGAGGATGTGCACGGCGAAAAGGGGTACAAGAGCCTTGCTGACATTCCCGAGGCCAAGCACCCCATCGACGTTGTTGAATGTTTCGTTAATTCCCAGCGCGTAGGCGCGGTAATAGATCAGGCGATTGCGATAGGCGCCAAGGCCGTGTGGCTGCAGTTGGGCGTCTTCGACGACGACGCCGCACAGCGCGCACGCGAAGCCGGACTGGACGTGGTGGTCAACTCGTGCCCGGCACGTGAAGGCTGGCATTACGGCCTGTAA
- a CDS encoding polysaccharide deacetylase family protein (identified by match to protein family HMM PF01522) has translation MFGGHSAVSISTPSRRAVFSVLGASVVAGLTACTAAEGAETTQGAGTTQGAGTTQGAGTAQRSTPALTPTTAAESPGVPPASASPTPTPTPTKRIRRTFIPDYQLPPIVSGLAPVITKIETKHPVVFLTIDDGNIKTPESIKLMAEYDYPSSLFLTKDTIADNPAFFNAFKAQGSLIENHTVTHNINMVRQWGYQQQLNDMVGMQEYALQHYGRRPTLFRPPGGAYSNVMRQAVADAGMKAIITWEAKANAGKMDYQVGNALRPGDIVLMHFRAEFAADLAAFRAAQLAAGLEVVLLEDFLGVA, from the coding sequence ATGTTCGGCGGCCATTCTGCGGTGTCTATTTCCACTCCCAGCAGACGGGCCGTCTTCAGTGTTTTAGGTGCTTCCGTGGTGGCAGGCCTGACGGCTTGCACTGCCGCTGAAGGCGCTGAAACCACTCAAGGCGCTGGAACCACTCAAGGCGCTGGAACCACTCAAGGCGCTGGAACCGCTCAACGCTCGACGCCGGCGCTGACGCCGACTACCGCTGCCGAGTCGCCCGGGGTTCCGCCCGCATCCGCGTCCCCGACGCCCACCCCCACGCCCACCAAACGCATCCGGCGCACTTTCATCCCGGATTACCAGCTGCCGCCGATCGTCAGTGGCCTGGCTCCGGTGATCACCAAAATCGAGACCAAGCACCCGGTGGTGTTCCTGACCATCGATGACGGCAACATCAAAACACCGGAGTCGATCAAGCTCATGGCGGAGTACGACTATCCGTCGTCACTGTTCCTCACCAAGGACACCATCGCGGACAACCCGGCGTTCTTCAACGCGTTCAAAGCCCAGGGCAGCTTGATCGAGAACCACACGGTGACCCACAACATCAACATGGTGCGGCAGTGGGGTTACCAGCAGCAGCTGAACGACATGGTGGGCATGCAGGAGTACGCGTTGCAGCACTATGGGCGCCGTCCCACACTGTTCCGGCCGCCGGGAGGCGCATATTCCAATGTGATGCGCCAAGCTGTGGCTGACGCCGGCATGAAGGCGATCATTACGTGGGAGGCGAAAGCAAACGCCGGGAAGATGGACTACCAGGTGGGCAACGCACTGCGTCCCGGCGATATTGTCCTCATGCACTTCCGGGCCGAGTTTGCAGCCGACCTCGCTGCTTTCCGCGCCGCCCAGTTGGCGGCGGGACTGGAAGTGGTGCTGCTGGAGGACTTCCTCGGCGTGGCATAG
- a CDS encoding putative Protein of unknown function (DUF419) (identified by match to protein family HMM PF04237), which produces MDVPTLRAICLGFPGAFEDFPFGPETSVFKVRSAVAGGSRQEAKMFALSSMDPENWSVSLKCEPALAEQLRAANPEITGAWHMNKTHWNGVRLDGTLPDDMIRDMVEDSYDLVVATLSRRQQEQLGWARLAKPQGN; this is translated from the coding sequence ATGGACGTTCCCACCCTCCGCGCCATTTGCCTGGGCTTTCCCGGCGCGTTCGAAGACTTCCCGTTCGGGCCTGAAACCTCCGTGTTCAAGGTGCGTTCCGCCGTCGCCGGTGGTTCGCGTCAAGAGGCCAAGATGTTCGCACTGTCCAGTATGGATCCGGAGAACTGGTCCGTAAGCCTCAAGTGCGAGCCCGCGTTGGCCGAGCAACTCAGGGCAGCGAACCCCGAGATCACCGGTGCCTGGCATATGAACAAGACCCATTGGAACGGCGTTCGCTTGGATGGAACACTGCCCGACGACATGATCCGGGACATGGTGGAGGATTCCTATGACCTGGTGGTGGCCACTCTGAGCCGCCGGCAACAGGAGCAACTCGGCTGGGCCAGGCTCGCTAAACCGCAAGGCAACTGA
- a CDS encoding hypothetical protein (identified by Glimmer2; putative) produces MLDQKTLDHLWNFRDPAASEATFRAAMSEKAYDADERAELATQLGRAISLQGRFEEADALLDDIDDDEPTVGVRILLERGRVLNSGGRGAMAVPLLEQAAELADHLGEEFLAVDALHMLSIADAANAEVWMRSALEYASTAHDERTKRWMIALHVSLGELLQGKKRLTEAMVEYQLAEQWAERLGTERQRVMARHAITECGKALAEGP; encoded by the coding sequence ATGCTGGATCAGAAGACACTGGACCACCTTTGGAACTTTCGCGATCCGGCAGCCTCCGAGGCGACGTTCCGCGCCGCGATGAGCGAGAAAGCTTACGACGCCGACGAACGCGCCGAGTTGGCAACCCAGCTTGGGCGGGCCATCAGTTTGCAGGGCCGCTTCGAAGAAGCCGATGCCCTTCTGGACGACATTGACGACGACGAGCCAACCGTGGGCGTGCGTATCCTCCTTGAGCGCGGGCGGGTTTTGAACTCCGGCGGACGAGGCGCCATGGCTGTGCCACTCCTGGAACAGGCGGCCGAGTTGGCGGACCATCTTGGTGAGGAATTCCTGGCCGTCGATGCCCTGCACATGCTCTCGATCGCAGATGCCGCGAATGCCGAAGTTTGGATGCGCAGCGCACTGGAATATGCCTCCACGGCCCATGATGAGCGAACCAAGCGCTGGATGATTGCTTTGCACGTCAGCCTCGGTGAGTTACTGCAGGGTAAAAAGCGGCTCACCGAAGCCATGGTGGAGTACCAATTGGCTGAACAATGGGCGGAACGACTGGGAACTGAGCGGCAGAGGGTCATGGCCCGGCATGCGATAACGGAGTGCGGAAAAGCTCTCGCGGAAGGCCCGTAG